TTGAAACCGTAGCCGAATTCGAGAACTTCCTGAACCTTGACGAAACCAAGGTCGGCCATGGCGGTTTCTAATGTTAACAGGGTACTGGCTTCAGAAATTTTCTCGGCTTTAAGGTCGATAATTCCCCGGCGAATGTCTAATTCCTGCTGGCCGCTTTTAGTCTCACGCTGAATAGTAATTACGTCAGCGGTCAGGATCCGATCGGTTTTAAGAAGCAATTCATCAACAGGACGATCGACCTTGATCTGGTAGACTGCCAGGTTCAACTGTGAAGACAACGATGTCGCTTTGCCAAAGACGGTCTTACTCTCATAGAGCTGAAAATCAGGTGGGAATTTTCGGGACAATTTTTCGAGCATATAGTTCTGGGCCGGGACTTCAAGCTGGATATCCAGGTATTCAGCTTCGGAGGTAAATCCAAGCGCCAGCGGGGGACCATAACTCAGCTTCGGATGGGGTTTATGGCCCTGGGAATATGCAAGGGGCAGGTTGGCGCGCCGGAGTGCTCGTTCAATCGCGCGCATATTGTCGAGATGTGACAAAAACCTCGAGGGGCCGCTTCGCCCCCAGCGTATCCTGAGCCTGCTCTGCGGGACGGTTTTATCGGCCTGTGGCTTGAGGGCTTTGGGAGCCCGCCCGTAGCTGATACCGGAAGCTGAGGAGGCGTTCTCTGCTGATACTTTTTCCCCGCTTTGATTGTTATCGCGGTCGAGCGAGGTTACAACATCTGTCAAACCCCGCGAAACAGTCAGTTGTTTTATCAATGTCTCTTTGGATAAGCCTTTTTCGATATGATCCCAGGGCAGAGGTTGTGAAGTCGATTTCGCATTGAGATACATACACGGGTCAATCTGCTCATCTTCAAAAGCTTTCTGCCAGGTCTCGAATTGAAATGACTCGCTCCAGCCATCCATTTTCGCTCCCATACGGTAGGCCCGCAGGATAACTTTTCCGAGCCGTCGGTCACCCCGTCCCAGGACTCCCTCGAGCCAGGTGATATGAGGATCGTGAAATTTAAGGTTTACGTTTCTTCCGCGGATGGTCTTCTTCAACAGCCTCTGCTTCTCATAGATCTCGTCGATCTCGGCCTGCCGTTCCCACTGCCAGGGAGTATGTGGTTTGGGACAGAAGGGGGATAGGGTGACATTGATGTTGCGTCGACCTTTGAATTTTCGGGAGATACGTGAGAGCTTGTTGAGCAGGTCGGTAATAGCCGTCAGGTCTTCATCGGTTTCAGTTGGCAGTCCAATCATGAAGTACAGCTTGATCGTCATCCAGCCTTTGTTGAAAGCTTCCGTCAAGACGTCGACCAAAACTTCTTCTCTCAGCGGTTTATTGATCACTTTGCGTAAACGATCGGTACCTGCTTCAGGCGCGAACGTCAGCCCGGTCTTGCGATTAGAAGTGACAAGTTCGGCCAGTTCTAACGACATACTCGAGATGCGCAAAGATGGTAGCGAGATAGTAATGCGATTCTTTTTGAGCCGTTTGGCAAGTCGTGCCACAAGCGTTTCTATATCGCGGTAGTCTCCCGACGATAGTGATAGCAGAGTGACCTCGTTGTAACCGCTGTTGGCAAGATTAACTTCGACCTGTCGTACGATGTCATCGACTTTACGCCTGCGGGCCGGTCGATATATAACCGTGGCCTGGCAAAACCTGCAGGCATGACCGCATCCGCGCATGATTTCTACTGCCAGGCGGTCATGGGCGACTTCGACCGCGGGGACCAGGGGAGTGGCGGGATAAAAATCGTCCTTTAACTTTTCGACAGTACGAGCTTTGATTTTCGCAGGTGCTCCCTGCCTGATAACTTCCAGCCCGGCAAATTTACCGTCCTGGTCATAGTGTGCTGAATAGTACGAAGGGACGTAAACACCTTCGATTTGTGATAATTCGAAGAGTTTCTCTGATCTGTTTTTGTCACGGTTTGTTTTCAGACAATCGATGATTTCCGTAATCGCTTCTTCGGCATCACCGAGGAAAAAGAAATCGGCGAAGTCGGCCATCGGCTCCGGATTAAAGGCGCATCCACCACCGATCACAACCAGCGGATCGTTCTCATTTCGTTCAGGCGAGGTCAGAGGAATACCAGCCAGGTCAAGCATGGCGAGTATATTAGTTAAAGTCAATTCGGTAGCGGCGTTAAATCCGAGCAGATCAAACTCTTTAACAGGACGCTTGGATTCGAGCGAAAAAAGCGGTATATGCTTTTCGGTCATCAGCTCAAAAACATCCTCGGTCACCGCAAAAACCCTCTCGGCTTGCCCGTTGGGTCTGCTGTTGATTATATGGTATAGAATCGATAAACCGAGATTCGACATCCCCAGGTCATACAAATCCGGATATGCCAGCGCGACCGAGATTTTATCATCACCGTTCGGCTCGACTGCGCCCAATTCGTTGCCTATAAGCCTTCCCGGCTTGAGTATATACGGGAGAAGCTCTGTGTCTATGCGTGTTTTGAGGTTTTCCAATGTATTATATAATAAAAGAAAACCAAGAGTTTACCCCTTGGTTTTAAAAATTAAATCTGACTCGTTCAGTCTAAGCAAAAACCTCTTTTTCATTGCATTTGCAGAGACCGATGTTTTCATGTTTGAACTTATAGCCTTTGCCGTCGGGTCGCTCGACCGATTTCACGATCATAATGTTTTCAACTTCCGACTCGCAAACGGAACAAAACTTGGCCCGTTGCTTTTTCTTCTTGGCTTTATCTGCAAAGGTCTGTTTCTTTGCCATAATAATCCTCCTTAATTCGCTCTTTTATATAATCATTTTCGGATGATTGTCAATAGTTTTTAATCACGACCCGTCACCGGTTGATTTTGTGATCAATTCGATCTGGTGCCGAATTGTAATAATTATTAATCTTCAGCAATAGAATACATCAACCCGCTCAGCCAGAAATCGGTTTTTGAGCTGTCCGGATCAGCCAGGGTTTCATAATCATAAACCTCCACGCCGGCGTAGAAAAACGGTTTGTCGAGCGGATTGGAGGAAATTCTCCAGCTCGCGCGATAGGTGTTGTTAGATCCTGAAAGTTTGTTCATTTCGATACGCTCGGGCGTGCCGTCCTCGTTGATTGTAAGGAAAGCGATATCATCGGGACCGCCGGTATAAGTGA
This is a stretch of genomic DNA from Candidatus Zixiibacteriota bacterium. It encodes these proteins:
- a CDS encoding TIGR03960 family B12-binding radical SAM protein, with product MENLKTRIDTELLPYILKPGRLIGNELGAVEPNGDDKISVALAYPDLYDLGMSNLGLSILYHIINSRPNGQAERVFAVTEDVFELMTEKHIPLFSLESKRPVKEFDLLGFNAATELTLTNILAMLDLAGIPLTSPERNENDPLVVIGGGCAFNPEPMADFADFFFLGDAEEAITEIIDCLKTNRDKNRSEKLFELSQIEGVYVPSYYSAHYDQDGKFAGLEVIRQGAPAKIKARTVEKLKDDFYPATPLVPAVEVAHDRLAVEIMRGCGHACRFCQATVIYRPARRRKVDDIVRQVEVNLANSGYNEVTLLSLSSGDYRDIETLVARLAKRLKKNRITISLPSLRISSMSLELAELVTSNRKTGLTFAPEAGTDRLRKVINKPLREEVLVDVLTEAFNKGWMTIKLYFMIGLPTETDEDLTAITDLLNKLSRISRKFKGRRNINVTLSPFCPKPHTPWQWERQAEIDEIYEKQRLLKKTIRGRNVNLKFHDPHITWLEGVLGRGDRRLGKVILRAYRMGAKMDGWSESFQFETWQKAFEDEQIDPCMYLNAKSTSQPLPWDHIEKGLSKETLIKQLTVSRGLTDVVTSLDRDNNQSGEKVSAENASSASGISYGRAPKALKPQADKTVPQSRLRIRWGRSGPSRFLSHLDNMRAIERALRRANLPLAYSQGHKPHPKLSYGPPLALGFTSEAEYLDIQLEVPAQNYMLEKLSRKFPPDFQLYESKTVFGKATSLSSQLNLAVYQIKVDRPVDELLLKTDRILTADVITIQRETKSGQQELDIRRGIIDLKAEKISEASTLLTLETAMADLGFVKVQEVLEFGYGFNTEEIMGFTIHRKNMFRLEDGRRFDPFELL